A region of Rhinoraja longicauda isolate Sanriku21f chromosome 31, sRhiLon1.1, whole genome shotgun sequence DNA encodes the following proteins:
- the LOC144608223 gene encoding regulator of G-protein signaling 3-like isoform X4, with the protein MPFFRDLPKSRPHEYHSEKLLSLLQCPSAGGGGGGGLHRRHTMKEAKDMKNRLGFLRRRNDSGPGGNAAKLDKVAKSLKPSYEEAIKWGESLEKLLVHKYGLAAFRAFLRTEFSEENLEFWLACEDYKKAKSQSKMISKSKKIFGEYIAIQSCKEVNLDSYTREHTKENLQKVSRSCFDLAQKRIYGLMEKDSYPRFLRSDLYLDLINQKKNSPSS; encoded by the exons ATGCCGTTCTTCAGAGATTTGCCAAAGTCCCGGCCGCACGAATACCACTCGGAGAAGCTCTTGAGCCTGTTGCAGTGTCCCAGcgccggcggcggcggcggcggcggtctGCACCGGCGGCACACCATGAAAGA AGCCAAAGATATGAAAAACCGCTTGGGATTTCTGCGCCGTCGAAACGACTCGGGCCCGGGGGGTAACGCGGCCAAACTGGACAAAGTCGCCAAATCTCTGaa ACCCTCGTATGAAGAGGCCATAAAATGGGGAGAGTCTCTGGAGAAACTTCTCGTCCACAAAT ACGGTTTAGCAGCATTCCGGGCGTTTCTACGCACAGAATTCAGTGAAGAGAACCTGGAGTTCTGGCTGGCATGCGAGGACTACAAAAAAGCCAAGTCGCAATCCAAGATGATCTCCAAGTCCAAGAAAATATTTGGGGAATATATCGCCATTCAGTCCTGCAAAGAG GTTAATTTGGACTCCTACACAAGGGAACACACCAAGGAGAACCTGCAGAAGGTCTCTCGTTCCTGCTTTGACCTTGCGCAGAAAAGGATATACGGGCTGATGGAGAAGGACTCTTACCCACGGTTCCTGCGGTCGGACCTCTACTTGGATTTGATAAACCAGAAGAAAAACAGTCCGTCGTCGTAG
- the LOC144608223 gene encoding regulator of G-protein signaling 3-like isoform X6 produces MLHTMVDFTERYLERAKDMKNRLGFLRRRNDSGPGGNAAKLDKVAKSLKPSYEEAIKWGESLEKLLVHKYGLAAFRAFLRTEFSEENLEFWLACEDYKKAKSQSKMISKSKKIFGEYIAIQSCKEVNLDSYTREHTKENLQKVSRSCFDLAQKRIYGLMEKDSYPRFLRSDLYLDLINQKKNSPSS; encoded by the exons ATGCTGCACACTATGGTGGACTTTACAGAAAGATACCTTGAAAG AGCCAAAGATATGAAAAACCGCTTGGGATTTCTGCGCCGTCGAAACGACTCGGGCCCGGGGGGTAACGCGGCCAAACTGGACAAAGTCGCCAAATCTCTGaa ACCCTCGTATGAAGAGGCCATAAAATGGGGAGAGTCTCTGGAGAAACTTCTCGTCCACAAAT ACGGTTTAGCAGCATTCCGGGCGTTTCTACGCACAGAATTCAGTGAAGAGAACCTGGAGTTCTGGCTGGCATGCGAGGACTACAAAAAAGCCAAGTCGCAATCCAAGATGATCTCCAAGTCCAAGAAAATATTTGGGGAATATATCGCCATTCAGTCCTGCAAAGAG GTTAATTTGGACTCCTACACAAGGGAACACACCAAGGAGAACCTGCAGAAGGTCTCTCGTTCCTGCTTTGACCTTGCGCAGAAAAGGATATACGGGCTGATGGAGAAGGACTCTTACCCACGGTTCCTGCGGTCGGACCTCTACTTGGATTTGATAAACCAGAAGAAAAACAGTCCGTCGTCGTAG
- the LOC144608223 gene encoding regulator of G-protein signaling 3-like isoform X5, whose translation MTGADSNHGFGDAEAGSKKKKSKNLAKDMKNRLGFLRRRNDSGPGGNAAKLDKVAKSLKPSYEEAIKWGESLEKLLVHKYGLAAFRAFLRTEFSEENLEFWLACEDYKKAKSQSKMISKSKKIFGEYIAIQSCKEVNLDSYTREHTKENLQKVSRSCFDLAQKRIYGLMEKDSYPRFLRSDLYLDLINQKKNSPSS comes from the exons ATGACAGGAGCAGATTCAAACCACGGGTTCGGCGATGCTGAAGCAGGCTCCAAGAAGAAGAAGTCCAAAAACCT AGCCAAAGATATGAAAAACCGCTTGGGATTTCTGCGCCGTCGAAACGACTCGGGCCCGGGGGGTAACGCGGCCAAACTGGACAAAGTCGCCAAATCTCTGaa ACCCTCGTATGAAGAGGCCATAAAATGGGGAGAGTCTCTGGAGAAACTTCTCGTCCACAAAT ACGGTTTAGCAGCATTCCGGGCGTTTCTACGCACAGAATTCAGTGAAGAGAACCTGGAGTTCTGGCTGGCATGCGAGGACTACAAAAAAGCCAAGTCGCAATCCAAGATGATCTCCAAGTCCAAGAAAATATTTGGGGAATATATCGCCATTCAGTCCTGCAAAGAG GTTAATTTGGACTCCTACACAAGGGAACACACCAAGGAGAACCTGCAGAAGGTCTCTCGTTCCTGCTTTGACCTTGCGCAGAAAAGGATATACGGGCTGATGGAGAAGGACTCTTACCCACGGTTCCTGCGGTCGGACCTCTACTTGGATTTGATAAACCAGAAGAAAAACAGTCCGTCGTCGTAG